AACCATTGGTCCAGATTATGCAGGAGAAGGCAAAAAAGGGGGAAAGCCGATGAAAATCAGGCGGATCAACACAGCCCATGAAGACCTGGACGCTTTTCTCCAGGCGACCCAGGCCGATTTGGAACAAATAGCGGAACAGGTTGCTGCGATCGGCCGGGAAGTCGCCGCCCGGGGTAATCAGGCGATTTTTGAATATAACCGGAAATTTGACGGGGCGGAGATCACGGAGGAAAACTTCAAGGTCAGCCCCGCCGAACTGAACCGGGCTTATACGCTGGTGGATGAGGATTTTCTCAAGGCCATAAGGGCGGCTATTGCGAAGATAAGGGCTTTTCATGCCCGGCAGCGGAGAAACTCCTGGTTTGAGCCGGATGAACAAGGGAATATTCTGGGCCAAATCATCAGGCCGGTCGCGAGGGTGGGGATCTACGTTCCGGGGGGAACCGCGGCCTACCCTTCTTCAGTGCTGATGAATGCGATTCCGGCGCAGGTGGCCGGGGTCAGGGAGCTGGTGATGGCCACGCCCCCCAACGCCAAAGGGGAGGTCAACCCTTATACGCTGGTGGCCGCGGCGGAACTGGGAATCGAGGAGATCTATAAGATGGGTGGTGCCCAGGCCGTTTTTGCCCTGGCCCGGGGGACGGAGACCATCCAAAAGGTGGATTTGATCACCGGCCCGGGGAACATTTACGTAACGGTGGCCAAAAAAATGGTCTATGGCGAAGTGAACATCGATATGCTGGCCGGGCCTAGTGAGATTTTGATCATTGCCGATGGCAAAGCAGATCCCGCCTACCTGGCGGCGGATCTGATGTCCCAGGCCGAACATGACATCATGGCCCGGTGTATTCTGGTCACGGATGAAGAGGCTTTGTTTGACCGGGTGGAAGCGGAGCTCCAAAAGCAAATCAAGGATCTCTCCCGGCGGGAGATTATCGAACAGGCGCTGGTCAGGAACGGGGCTTTTATCCTGACGGCCGATCTGGAGGAGGCCTGCCGGGTGGCGAATCGGATTGCCCCCGAACATCTGGAATTGATGGTGGAGGATCCGTTTGCCTTGCTAAGTAAGGTGAAGAATGCGGGGGCTATCTTTATGGGGAAATACACGCCGGAACCGGTTGGTGACTATTACGCCGGGCCCAACCACATCCTACCGACGGGAGGAACCGCGCGTTTCAAATCTCCGGTGACCGTTGATACTTTTCTGAAAACCTCCAGTTTGTTGTTCTATTCCTGCGCGGGGATCCGGCAAGCCGCGGATGACATCATTAAACTGGCCACGGTGGAGGGCTTAACAGCCCATGCCAATTCGGTGCGGATTAGAAAGGAGAAGGCCAATGGCGACGAAGCGAACCGGCCAAATTGAAAGAAAGACCGCCGAGACGGAAGTAATGGTCAACTTGGTGCTTGACGGGAGCGGGCAGCACGAGATCGAGACGGAGGTCCCCTTTTTCAACCACATGCTGACGCTTTTCGCCGTTCATAGTCTGTGCGATTTACAAGTGAAGGCCAGGGGGGGACCTGGCCGTTGATGACCACCATACGGTAGAGGATGTTGGGATCTGCCTGGGGCAAGCCCTCAAAGCAGCCCTAAAGGACAAAAAAGGGATCAACCGTTATGGCGAGGCCACGGTGCCGATGGACGAAGCTTTGGCCCGGGTGGTCCTGGATCTGTCCGGCCGTTCCTACTTGGTTTACAACGTGGACTTAAAAAGGGAACAGATCGGGAATTTTTCCGTGGAAAACGCCAAGGAATTTTTTCAGGCCGTGGCCAATTATGGCGGCCTGAACCTCCATATCGATTTAATTCGCGGGGAGAACGACCACCATATTCTTGAGGCGATCTTTAAGGCGTTTGGCCGTGCGTTGAAAGAGGCGATTGCCATTGAATCACGGGTGGAAGGGGTTTGGAGTTCGAAGGAAACCCTTTAGCGTTTAATCCAATTACCACGATGGAGCGATGTTGATGATTGTTTTTCCGGCGATTGACTTGAAAGACGGGCAGTGTGTCCGTTTGGTCCAGGGACGGGCCGACCAAAAGACGGTTTATGCGGACAAACCGGATGAAGTGGCCCGCCGGTTTGCCCGGGAGGGGGCGGCGTGGTTACATGTGGTCGACCTGGATGGGGCCTTTTCCGGTTCTTCCCGTAATCTGAAGAGTATTGAGCGGATCGCCCGGGCGGTCGATCTTCCTTTTCAAGTGGGAGGGGGACTGCGCAGCCGCGCCGATGTCCAAAGAATCCTGGAGCTGGGGGCTGCCCGGGTCATCATCGGGACCAAAGCGGTGTCCGCCCCCGAATTTGTCCAAGAATTGCTGGAAGAATTCGGGCCGGAAAGAATCATTATCGGTATTGACGCCCGGGATGGCCGGGTGGCGGTAGAAGGATGGGTTTCGACCGTGGAGCTTTCCGCGGAGGATTTTGGGACAGCCATGCGGAAGCTGGGGGTTACCACGGCAGTTTTTACCGATATTAGCCGTGACGGGTTGCTGACGGGACCGAACATCATGGCCACCAGAAAGATGGCGGAGAAAACCGGGCTTAAGATCATAGCCTCCGGTGGGGTTTCTTCGCTCCGGGACATTCAGGAGCTGAAAAAGCTGGAAGCGGTGGGTGTTTCCGGGGTGATTATCGGGAAGGCCCTTTATAACGGGGCGTTTAGCCTGGCGGAAGCTTTGGCGGCGGCGGGTTAAGGCGGTTAAAAAATAAAACAGGTGGAGATGGTTGAAATTGCAGGAGAAAAGGATCATACCCTGCCTTGATGTGTGCAACGGGCGGGTGGTCAAGGGCGTTAAT
This DNA window, taken from Capillibacterium thermochitinicola, encodes the following:
- the hisD gene encoding histidinol dehydrogenase, which codes for MKIRRINTAHEDLDAFLQATQADLEQIAEQVAAIGREVAARGNQAIFEYNRKFDGAEITEENFKVSPAELNRAYTLVDEDFLKAIRAAIAKIRAFHARQRRNSWFEPDEQGNILGQIIRPVARVGIYVPGGTAAYPSSVLMNAIPAQVAGVRELVMATPPNAKGEVNPYTLVAAAELGIEEIYKMGGAQAVFALARGTETIQKVDLITGPGNIYVTVAKKMVYGEVNIDMLAGPSEILIIADGKADPAYLAADLMSQAEHDIMARCILVTDEEALFDRVEAELQKQIKDLSRREIIEQALVRNGAFILTADLEEACRVANRIAPEHLELMVEDPFALLSKVKNAGAIFMGKYTPEPVGDYYAGPNHILPTGGTARFKSPVTVDTFLKTSSLLFYSCAGIRQAADDIIKLATVEGLTAHANSVRIRKEKANGDEANRPN
- the hisA gene encoding 1-(5-phosphoribosyl)-5-[(5-phosphoribosylamino)methylideneamino]imidazole-4-carboxamide isomerase, whose product is MIVFPAIDLKDGQCVRLVQGRADQKTVYADKPDEVARRFAREGAAWLHVVDLDGAFSGSSRNLKSIERIARAVDLPFQVGGGLRSRADVQRILELGAARVIIGTKAVSAPEFVQELLEEFGPERIIIGIDARDGRVAVEGWVSTVELSAEDFGTAMRKLGVTTAVFTDISRDGLLTGPNIMATRKMAEKTGLKIIASGGVSSLRDIQELKKLEAVGVSGVIIGKALYNGAFSLAEALAAAG